One Streptomyces sp. NBC_00223 genomic window carries:
- a CDS encoding DUF427 domain-containing protein — protein MERTVKIPGPDHPITVKPTASRVVVRAGGQVVADTTRALTLREADYPAVQYIPRADVTEAALRPTDTTTHCPYKGDASYFSLATADGDVADAVWTYEAPHDAVAEIAGHVAFYPQHVELTVEDAEKAAH, from the coding sequence ATGGAACGCACCGTCAAGATCCCGGGTCCCGATCACCCCATCACCGTCAAGCCGACGGCGTCCCGGGTCGTGGTACGGGCCGGCGGCCAGGTCGTCGCTGACACCACCCGCGCGCTGACCCTGCGCGAGGCAGACTACCCGGCCGTCCAGTACATCCCGCGGGCGGACGTCACCGAGGCCGCGCTGCGGCCGACCGACACCACGACGCACTGCCCGTACAAGGGCGACGCCTCGTACTTCTCCCTCGCCACGGCCGACGGCGACGTCGCCGACGCGGTGTGGACGTACGAGGCACCGCACGACGCGGTCGCCGAGATCGCCGGGCATGTGGCGTTCTACCCGCAGCACGTCGAACTCACCGTCGAGGACGCGGAGAAGGCCGCGCACTGA